The Candidatus Omnitrophota bacterium DNA window TCGTTTAGCCATGAATCTCTCCGTATCGGCGCTCTCTGGCTGAATAGGCAGCAACTGCTTTTTTGAGTTCGCTGTGATCAAAATCAGGCCAAAAAGTCTCGGTGAAGTAAAGTTCGCTATACGCTAAATTCCAAAGCAGAAAATTACTTATCCTCTGCTCCCCTGACGTCCTGATTAAAAGATCCGGCTCGGGATCATCCCCCAAAGAAAGATAACTCCCGAATGTCTTTTCATCTATGTCAGATTCGGTTAATTTTTTATTAATACAATCAGACACTATACCTCTGGTGGCTCCTACGATATCCCACCGTCCTCCGTAATCTATAGCAATATTAAAGAAAAAACTCTTATGATTTTCGGTAAGATTTTCTAGTT harbors:
- a CDS encoding isoprenyl transferase gives rise to the protein MEVPQHIAIIMDGNGRWAKKKGLLRTAGHKRGIEKIKEIVRETKKLGVQALTIFAFSTENWNRPKKEIDFLFRYLDKFLDDYKKELMKEEIRLKVIGRKSKLKKTTVNKIKELENLTENHKSFFFNIAIDYGGRWDIVGATRGIVSDCINKKLTESDIDEKTFGSYLSLGDDPEPDLLIRTSGEQRISNFLLWNLAYSELYFTETFWPDFDHSELKKAVAAYSARERRYGEIHG